The Centroberyx gerrardi isolate f3 chromosome 8, fCenGer3.hap1.cur.20231027, whole genome shotgun sequence genomic sequence GTGCTGTGAACTGACACAGAAGGTCAAAGATTGGTATTGCCAGTGTTGAGGGTAAAGCATTACTGTAATTTGGAGTTATGCAATAACATTACTATTAATAAGCATTGTTGAAAAAGCTACCTGCTTTTACAAGTCACCAGTTATATGTAACTTTCTACATACACCTGTCTGCCAGAGGCTACAATCTGGACCTAAACATCCTGGTTCTCAGCAGCATAGCATGAGAGTCAAAAGTTGTATCCATGACTTGGTGTTAGCAAAGGCCTAAGCACAAGCAAGACACCAAGATTTGGCGACGGTCAGCAGCGAGCAGCTGGACACAGTGTGAGTGTATTGCCCAGGCATGAATTCACAGGATGAAAGAAAacaaggggaggaggggggtccaAGGAGGTTGACTCAAGATATGAGGGCAGCATATAATTAAATCCACGGAAAGGATAATGGGATTTGAGAAAACTAAAAGCAGAGTGGAATACTGAAATTATTCCAGCCACTATATTGTGTCCTATTTCAGTACTgcctacattttatttgtcattGACAGCGGCAAtttcacacaatcacacatggAACAGTTTTGGTAGCCTACTATTGCTGGATTAAATGTTATGGAACCGGGCAGTTGAGAGTAAATGAAAAAGTTgtacataaattaaaataagTTCTGATTTCATGACAAAGTTCtgccattacgcacactttcactaatctgGAAATGAcagaataatttttttttgggtgaaagtgcgttactggtggcgtgatctagttttgcaGATGgccaggtcagattgtaaacaactGCACATGGAGCTGGGTAGAGTTTTGTAGAAGACTATCCACTAAGTGGAAATGgtgtggtgctgctgctttccaggcTGTGAATGTAAATACGTTGTTTGGTCgccatattgttttcacagagTGGCGTTTGGActgcttgttagcagcaagaagcTAGCAACGGAGCTCGCCGTTTCAGGGTATAGGTTGTCTTTCTGCCAGTAAATATGATACCTCCATCTGCTGGAAAGAGCAGACAACGAGAGCAAGAAGAAAGTAATGTGTGCtttgtggagatttcattgaaaCATAacgatataaaccaatatccacacatggGGCCCTATTTAAACGATCTGTAGCGCATGGTCTAAAGTGCATGGCGCAAGTGCATTTAGGGCGTGTCCAAGTCCACTTTTGCTAGATAAACAGCGCATAATCTGGGCACAAAGTAACCGGGCTTTCACACCAAACGCGCAATCGCGGCATTGCGCAGAGCAAAGTCATTGTTTTCACTGAAGGACACGGCAGCGCTCTCCTAAACAGCTGCGCAGCCGAAAGCGACGCGCACCACCTTGATATTTCGCCAGGTTTTGCGCCCAAAGTTCAACTATATTGAACTTTAACCCCCAAATACGCTGACCTCTACGAGGCGCGTCCAATGGCATTCCAACATTTACAGGAGGCGGAGGTTTTGTAGGCGCCGGAGCACCAAAGAAAATAACTctacattaaaaacatattggAACCTGGCCAAAAAGTCATAGCCATGGTAGATAATATCCGAAAGGATGGGGATACCAAGTTAGAAAAAATATATTGCGTTATTTACATATTCGAAAGAAGCCTAGATAGCATCATTGTTGAATTATTTCAGCTGCTTTGAACAATGTTAAGACGTGAAAGCATTAACGTAGcacattattcatgtcattAGTAAATCTATCTACACCATTTCAAATGGACTATTTACAGAAAACGAACCCATAGGCTGTTGAAATTGTTTAATAAACTGCTGGTGACTCCGCTAGTGCATCTGGAAAGGCGAAAATATGTTTCTGTAGCCTACCGAGATTCCAGCTTGCGCTCTACCTCGCGCAAAATATGCGCATTGCCGCTTCTGGCGTGAAAGCCCCGTAAGGCGCATGGCACAAAGGGGTTGTACTAAGTTCCTTAATTAATCATAGGTGTGTTTTGGGCGTAACatgaactcaaccaatcagagtgtcatctctcattccctttaaaagccAGGTGCGCTTGCACCTTGACGCATTGCTATTTAAATGGCGGATCACTCAGCTTTTGTCTGGACTACAGGCTTCTGCAGCCAAGCAAAGACCAACAGACCGCATCAGTAACCTAATGTAGCCTATAgggaaaaacaccacagcctAGCTCAAAACttcatctttggaaaaaaaaaaacatcgcaACGAAATCAGCATCTGtgtatatttaatatattgaagTAATGGCTACGCCTCCGTTTAGATACAATATATACGGGGAAACGGAGGCGTAGCCATTActtcaatatattaaatattgcaGGCACATTGCCAAACATGCTTGAGCAACAAAACGGCACAAagaactgagcaattaaatgataaaacaataacgaactataaggtatttaaaaaaaacatgacaggctCTTTCAATCATcgtgaatttactgcatggaatCCTTGGAATGCGCCATTACGCAGCGCTCAGCTCACGTTTCCTACAGCCTATCTTACAGTGTTATATAGTGTTAAATCATAGGAAATAACCAGTATTGATAACATTtgctaaatgtgaaatatttgtagatatataatgagctctgtccattaaatccttTTGGGGACGTGATTCTGAAAAGGCCTTTACTATTTTACATGttaacgttgtgtgtgtgtgtgtgtgttagagagagagagagagagagagagagagagagagtaatgcgCCCTTTAAATAGCAGGAAAATACTGCGCCATTGACTTTAGACCAGGTTCTTGTTGGTCAATGGCGCAATCGCTTTCCGCTGCCTCAAGATAGCAATGCGCCAACAATGCGCCTGACCACACCTCATTTTAAGACCAACACGCCCATGGGCGCAAAGATGGGTGCAGGTACATTTGCTATTTAAACAACGTGGGCGCTGGGCGTGAAAATGACAACTGCGTCGGTTGGAAACTAGCAATGACACTTGCGCTGCGCTTTGCGCTGCTTTGCGCTCCTTTGCCCCCTTAGACCGTGTTGgagactgtgttgctgttttcacctcttttctaaagctgttgtcaaattccgctccggaacgatgctcctcccggcccattcagtagcttttcatttttttaaaactagcttggctcctccctcgctgttttaTAGCGgagctctctccctcccattcctgaaaaaaattctcataaTGGCAGAGTAGAtggcgagcgagtaaacttgttacccacctcttcacttgtcattgtggcacacgtaaccttcagcgggagaaagatctgtcagagCAAGACTAACTGCCCAGACGTCTCCGTAGgtaccaagcggccaaaaccacgggtgaattttgaagccaataaggaagtggctgaacgCTGCAATTCTTCTAATGTCTGCTagatgctggctccaaaaagcCTCCAAATccagcccaactccatgcaagtcaatgggaccacaacccaacttctcactcaaaatataaaatcaatacatttttttcgacaagaggttttggtctcagtagctaatttcacttcttctaatatgcaTCCATatggcaattttcaaaataattgcgtcattaacgggatattaCACTTATAAAATGGGGTTGTTTTccaagtgattgacaggtcgcctatccagtgattgacaggtcgcctgtccagtgatcgacaggtcgccgattacgatgaaatgtttgtccttggtaggcctccatagtccagtggctttgctgtgtgttatttacaaatgtgttgcagtttctgtcaccatCTAGTGGTCCGAAAATGTAGCTTATTGCATCtttaaaaattacattaaattttATGTACtagtattttgtaatttatatTAATTATTTGTTTAGAATATGTAAGACTAAATTAACGGGGAGTTCCAATATTTAGATTTCCATAGGTTTTGAGATGCAGCCCTATTTTGACTGTTCCTATGGACATGTGTCACATGACATGCTTGATGCATGTGCCAGCTGGGAGTGACTACATGAGTCAAAATTAGTTGTACTCAAAAGCAACTAAAAAGAAACCTAAAGAGGGTAAACAGTGATTTGCTGTTGAAATTTAAGGAAAAGTAGTTGCACAACTTATACTTAAAACCAactaaaaagaaacacaaaaaacagtaaacagtgaCTTGTAAAAAATATATGCTAATTAAACATGTTCAGAGGAAAAACTAAGTAAAATGTAAGTTTAgtgtttctttccttttcctttttcctttatgCAAGGCACCTGTTTGGGTCTTCATGCTTGATTTATTACCAGTTGTCAAATGGACACCTAAAGACACATGTCAATTATAATGTATAGATtaaatgttcatgtttcaatgtatgcatttttgtatttgaaaatacaaattacatgtattttaattaaatacatttgcTCACACCAGTAacttgtaatttattttgatacatttaatggtcatttatttgtattttgtatctagatacattttatatttttgtaccaTCTCtgctccctgtctttctcttgtctctcaGACATAAAAGTAGGGACGGACCTGACTTGGTTTATGTGCCCAATGTcaaattattttgatcataaCTTTTATGTGTATAAGCACATCAGAAAGGCCAGGATGAGTGCATGCTTTTCGTGTGAGGAACATTCTATTTGGGTTTTCTACAATAGTTGTAAATACTAGAGAATGTATGCAACAGGAGGGATTACAGCCAGATGCCACACACTCTTTGTGACTCCCACTGTATCCACATAATTATCTGTGGATGATGATTATAACCTACATTCTTGGTTTACTAAGCAGCTTTGAAGAGACTTTACTAAATTTGACCCGTGAATCTTGCAGACAATAGTCACTGACGGGAAGCGAGAGACCTTGAGAGTAGATGACATTAATCCCAGTTAAATGCCAAGTATGCTCGGAGACATCCATTCTGTCGTTAGATTCTTtttaaggcatttctgctttacttgATGATATGCAGTGAAGAGTGACTGGGGAGATGGGCAGGGGGGTTGACAGGCCACAAAGGTCATTACCTGGATTCAAACCTACAACACTGGACGTACATGGTATGAGACAGTCTTTCCCCCAGTATTCATTCTAAATCCAGTGTACAGGATGTTGAAAAAGTCTGGAATCAGGTATCTTTTCCTTCAGGTATCTACAGAAAGCATAATTGATATGCTAATGACTTGGCTCAATCTCAATCTCATCTGTAAGACTTTTCGGGCACCTTGCATTTTAGCCAAACCAATATTTCAAACTAGCACTTTCATCACAATGAAGTACCTAAGTTAGAGAGTAGTTGTAACCCTGTTGCCTGGGCCACGACCAAAACTGggattaaaacaacaacaaatgtggAACCAAATTAGATCTACTGCCTGTTAGCCCCCTGTCCGTTCTCCTGAGATgataaaacaacttttattaGATGCACTTGGATTTAGAAGCTCATTAGACGCCCCAAGCATCTTTAGGAATACATTGCATAGGCCTACTTAGGCCATGGATGCCCATTTAGACACACATTACACTAGACACCCACTGTTTTCAGAGAGACTGAACTTTGAATCTGTTACACTCTGTTAGACCTTATAGAGGAAAGGTCAAAAGCAGCGGAAAATATTGAAAAGATCAGCAGCTAACTTGCAATAATTGCAGCACGCTGATCTTCCATCACAAACACCATAAACCAtcataaacctttttttttttacattattatacAATGATTTTGATCCTTTTCATTAGGTTTTAATGGGAAGATTGCTCTAAGTGGAAATTCTCCCTCACTGTTGGAAGATACGTGTAATGCTATTGCCAGTTCTTAATGAGCAGGAAGATCTGACAATTTTAGCTGCCTATGCTCTTAAAATTAAATTAGTCCATTTCCAAATGCAGCGTTTAGATTTCCATCTTTCATTTTGGCCTCTTCCATCCAGTGTGCCCATGTGGTTTGCATGACAAGCTCAGTTCATAAGTCAATCTTATGACACACTACACTAACAAGACTAGCTTAATCTGGTAGCTCTATTTAAATGTCACTGCTTTAACAAGCTAAATCCTTCATTGTTTTAATGAATCAGCTGTGGTTGGCACAAGAATgagtaaataaaagtaaatatgtGGTTAATAATTTTATTAGCCAATGGTGTTGCAGAATGGCCCTGCTGGTCAGGCAGCCATGTTAATCAGCAGGACAATAATCTGATGTCCGATAAGAGGATTCAATGCCAAGCAAAGTTATGTTCAATAGATGActtgttttgaataaaaatcCCATCTTTTTTAATCACTGCTACTTGTTAGTTACTGTAAGTCAGTGTGTCACAATATGTACTCTATATATCACAGCTTTACAACTGATGTCTCTGTAGTTCCGACATGATCAACAGAAGATTATTTCCAAGAGTCTGTGGCCTTGACTCAGTTCATGtttgcaccccccacccccccctcccgccacacacacacacacacacacacacacataccccgcCCCTCCCAATCAGGAAGTAGGCTAAAGCCTTTATCCTCTTTTATGTATCCACCCCCTTTGTTCTCCTTCACTATGGGGGtcttacaatacaatacatactgATAGATGATGTAAACATAGTAAAAattttaaattgattttcactttttttgccCTGATGAAGGTCTTGTGACCGAAAGCTTGGCACTTGATTTATTAAAGAAACTTGCATGGATCTAAGTGTGCAGAACCTTCTTCCTTAAATTGATtttcactgaaatgaaaaccattcaatattttgtaatatttcaacaaaaaaacatcacatggTGTTGTGGTGTTGCTCAGAGAACATGACAGTACAAGATGCGCAGTGGTATTTTCCAATCATAGCTTTCCAATATGACTTCCTTTGAATAATCTATGGGGATTGCAAACAGATTAATGACTAAGGGCGCAGTGCCTATGCATTCATAGATGGATGCGAGGAAAACAATATtgattgttgtttttaaacAGCAATCACATAGTCTCAGCACTACGTCCACATCATCCAGTATTTTTCAGATTTAAAGGGGGTGAAATCACAAGGGGCATTCCTTGAGATATGCCTCGTGCCCAACGTCACGCCAGCCAGGGAGCTCAGCAGGGGATAATGGTATTTAGATGTCCTGTAAGCACAAGGATCCTCTCAGTCAGCAACATTAATGGGGCCATGAGGCATCCTGCTCATGTCCTCCATGGTTAAGTGAAGGGGGTATTAGACGGCAGTAATGCTGGCAGGTCTGAGCGTGCTGTCTGCTGTGTAGTCTGGGGCATCAACATGGGGAGCAAGATGCTCAACCTGTTGAACAGGAGACAGAGCCTCTTCCCCAACTACAAAGTCACCGGGACAGACGTCACTCGAAGACCCTCAGAGGATAGCGTCGTTCCGTTTGCCAAGGACAGCTGCGTCAAGACATGGAACTCCATGCAGGAGCTGAGCAGGGACATCTACGATATCTACGCCGAGtatgaagatgaggaagaggacacTATGGTGCACAGCCCTTTCAAACAGGCTTCACCCTCCAAGAAAAACTATATGATCAACATCAATGTAGGGGGGAAGCCCTACCAGATCGCCTACAGGATGGCTGCCAAGTACCCCAAGACCAGAATAGGGCGACTCGCCACCTACACAGACCACAACATGAAGCTGGACCTGTGTGACGACTACACTGTGACCAACAATGAGTTCTTTTTCGACAGGGACCCGGATGTCTTCCACAGCATCTTCAACTTCTACAGGACCGGCGTGCTGTGGATCAAGGACGAGTTGTGCCCCCGCAACTTCCTGGAGGAGATCAACTACTGGGGGGTGAGGATCAAGAACACCCACCGCTGCTGCCGCATCTCCTTCGAGGAGAGGCAGGACGAGCTGAACGAGCAGCTGAAGAtccagagggagctggaggccGAGGTGGAGATCGAGGAGAACGAGGAGCTCTTCCAAGACATGTTCATGGGCCAGAATCGCCGAACCATCTGGAACCTGATGGAGAAGCCCTTTTCCTCCGTCCTGGCCAAGCTGATGGCGGTGGCCTCCAGCCTGTTCGTCCTGATCTCCCTGGTGGCCATGACTCTCAACACGGTGGAGGAGATGCAGTATAAAACCGTCACTGGTCACCTCAGCGGGAAGACCTACTGTGAATACGTGGAGTCCATGTGCATCGCCTTCTTCACCATGGAGTATCTGCTACGTCTGGTGTCCACGCCCGACATCAAATCCTTTAGCAGGAGCGTGCTCAACACCGTGGACCTGATCGCCATCCTGCCTCAGTATCTACAGCTGGTCCTGGAGGTCTTTGATAATCAGGAGAACTACGTGAAACACGAGGCTGACATGCAGGCCGTGGGGCAGGTGGGGAAGCTGGGGCAAGTGCTGCGGATCATGAGACTGATGCGAATCTTTCGTATCTTGAAGCTGGCGCGACACTCGACCGGCCTGCGGGCGTTCGGCTTCACTCTGCGTCAGTGCTACCAGCAAGTGggctgcctcttcctcttcattgcCATGGGCATCTTCAGCTTCTCTGCCATGGTTTACACTGTGGAGCATGACATGCCGCAGACCAACTTCACCAGCATCCCTCACGCATGGTGGTGGGCAGCTGTAAGTCACCTACACAATCTATTGATCTATCTTTTTAACGGTTCACTCTTTGGACAGAGTATGTACCATCTTTGACAGCTCCACAGTATATATCTCTGTCTTATTATCTGAATATTTTTCAACGATCAAAATATCATACGTGTACGTGTATACGTGTAAAAGTTTCAAGTGCACCATCTTGTGCTATTTGCTGGTTCACTATTACTTACAGTCATCCATTCTTACATTAGTCTTTAAAAATCCAGCAAAGAATATTTGACTAGATCATTTTCTGTCTAGGCTTAAATGGGAGGATGGTAGATCAAACATAAGCTTTTTCAGCAAATTTCATATCCTCatgtaactcaaaatacagaGTTATTTTACTCCACTCACTGCCAACATATATAAGGTTTTGGTTATACTTATATAATGGCCTCATTCCACTGTATTAACCTCTGTATTAAGTTATGTACAGCATGTAGCCTACACAAGTATTTAATGGAAATCTCCCTAACACACAAGTACTTACAAGTGTATGACAGCAGAATGTAAGTACAAACAATTACATCTGTTCTCTTTGTACTTACATTGTGTTTACACCCTTGTAAAAGCTAATAGTGTTAAAGACCAAGAGGACAAGACTAAATTCGCAAAAAAGGAACAATATACCCCAGGCAGAAGATATACAGCAGCAATAGACAAACCCAATCGCATGAAATATGAGTCTTCAAATTAGGTGTAAGTGCAGGTCCTCATTCATCACTTCAGTGTTCCCCTTGGTAATCTATCAACTATACTTAATTACCTGTTAAGTATAATTGAACCTTGAATAAATCAATTACTCACTTAAGGACAAACCTAAGTCACCTATTTAAGTTAGGTGTCCTGCTGCTTTAATTACTTAAATGGTTGCATGGCCTCTGAATGGTGTCTCGACTCTATAATGCTATTAGATTACACTACAAGAATACctggcacaaaaacacatataggCCAGCTCCACTGCTGACTGTCacctcacagtgtgtgtgtgtgtgtgtgtgtgtgtgtgtgtgtgtgtgtgtgtgtgtcctgacaaGTATTGCAGTACCAAAATGTGTGACTGTACAGACACATGTATACCTGTTTGTCTCTAGTCACTCTCAAATCCTCCATTTTAGGGGGGTGCAACAGCAATATAAAAGatcatttgaccattttcatgccaaaaatctacaaaaaatgcaagtattcagtgtttcctccagaatggTGTACTTgccaaggtggaaaagcctctgaaacagcatttagaccatcatgggacactaaaagtctcCATTGAAACCGCACACTTCTTCCAATGCTCCCACATATTTATTCAGCTATTTTACAAGTTTTCAACCCATCAATCATGTATCTCCATTTTTATTGGGATGTGCATATATCTCTCCTCTTGTTCacaaacctggttaagatggaagactcccatattaaactgactactgtggcatggaaacatctcacTGCTTTCACTTTAGGTTTTCACCGTCTGCACAAATATGGTTTGATGTCAATCAAGAAAAGAATAATTGCCTGTAACATCAGGTTTAACATCAGGAGCCTCAAGATCACAATGATTAGTTTTGGGACCATCATTTCTTTCCCGTGTATTAGAAGTAATCTGCTATTACTCAATCAAAGAGGGGGGTGGGAGCTGGTGGGACtgcaaaaaagtatgaaatgtatgttagtatatactgtatgttgtttaaGTATGCTTATTGGTTTATTCACTGGCTAGCCACTGGCTAGTTTTACATGGCACTGGCTAGTTTTACATGGCAGAGTAACCTGGCTATTGGCCTCACACTGGTTAAAGTCTCATTCAGGTTGAGCTGTTTATGGGAACCTTTGATACCTTGCGATTGAGTCTCCcaatgaataaaccagttaacagaatattccccctcactctttgactgagcaataggaggttacttctaatacagagGAAAGAAACAATGATCCCAGTAGTAAGTACTGTTGACATCagaatgtacccataatgctgtgcgagtctgagtttgcacagacaaaccaaaagagaaaggagtgagatgtttccatgccacagtaacccgTTTAACATGGGAatcatgctgcgttcatgtcatgtGGGAAGAGGTGGAAGAACGGGATGACATCTTGTTGCTGCAACCTTGTAAAATGTTTAACTCGTTGGAACGCACACATccaaaatcacttttatttaggaatttaaaatcaacaataaacTAACTGCAGCAGATtttttagtattattacaatCACTACTACAAAAAACGTCCAGTCTGCAGCTCGCATTTTCGGTAAATCCAATATGAGGTGAACGCGACATTAACCTGGCATCTTAATGTTTCTCAGGTACCCAGGTTATCCTAACCGAGTTATGATGTTTATAATATCATCAAACCACTATATGGATCTAACCCTG encodes the following:
- the LOC139926818 gene encoding potassium voltage-gated channel subfamily V member 2-like, which codes for MGSKMLNLLNRRQSLFPNYKVTGTDVTRRPSEDSVVPFAKDSCVKTWNSMQELSRDIYDIYAEYEDEEEDTMVHSPFKQASPSKKNYMININVGGKPYQIAYRMAAKYPKTRIGRLATYTDHNMKLDLCDDYTVTNNEFFFDRDPDVFHSIFNFYRTGVLWIKDELCPRNFLEEINYWGVRIKNTHRCCRISFEERQDELNEQLKIQRELEAEVEIEENEELFQDMFMGQNRRTIWNLMEKPFSSVLAKLMAVASSLFVLISLVAMTLNTVEEMQYKTVTGHLSGKTYCEYVESMCIAFFTMEYLLRLVSTPDIKSFSRSVLNTVDLIAILPQYLQLVLEVFDNQENYVKHEADMQAVGQVGKLGQVLRIMRLMRIFRILKLARHSTGLRAFGFTLRQCYQQVGCLFLFIAMGIFSFSAMVYTVEHDMPQTNFTSIPHAWWWAAVSISTVGYGDVYPETVLGRLFAFICISFGIILNGLPISILFNKFSDYYSKLKSNEYTANMKKRGKVRFAKRTARSVNLCCGGSSSHSH